The nucleotide sequence ATGTAAAAGAAATATCTCGTTCAATAATCAGGCTTTCATAATAGTATTCCACACTGTCTGCACACGCCCAGACAATAATGCTGTCCCCTGCTGCCAAAGCAGTAGTATCGATTGCTGCTTGGATTGTTGTTAAATCTCCGCTGCCATCATGATTAACCTGCCAGGAATAAGACAATAAAATCAGAGGTAGAAGTAAAATGATTAACAAACTAAACCTTTTCATTTTTCCTCCAATTTTAAAAATTAGTGGTATTGTAACTACGCCCCTCTACAAAAAATCCCCGAAAACCCAAATTTGAAACCACGAATACTTTTATTACATTGAGGCAATTCCTTGTCAATAATTATTTACTTTAGGTATGGCACTATTTCATTTCAATACAATTGTTCTCGTCAGTACTTTCTCATTTCTCCCGCTCTTTTACTTAGGACATCAGTTCCATAAAATCAAATTTCAAACTTAAAACAGGCATTTCTTCCTAATCGCTTTAATTATATCTATTTAGACACATATTCCATCACATCCACCTCCCCTGTATGCTCGCTGTGGGTTCCCTGTGGGTTCCATGAGCATTATTTACTGTATTCGTTCCCGAAGATACTAATTTCGTTAACTAATATTATTATTATGTACTTTTCAGTTTTGCTAACAAATATAATATCCCTAAAATAGCTCCTGATACACTCAAGGCTGCTGCCACTGAAAAGCTATCTGCCAGATAGCCCAGTATCAGTGCAAATAGAGCTGTAATAATGGTTGATAATTGCGTTTCGGCAGAAAGTCCTGAAGCCATCAGATTTTCCGGTATCGTTTCTGAAAGCAGATGTACATTTACCGGTCTGCGATAATTCTGCATAACAAAAAGGATAACCAGTGCCAGGATTGCGATAATCGGCAGCTTAATATGCAGCGTTAGTCCTGAAATTGACAGCATTAGTGCTCCAATTATGAAGGTTATATTCATAGCCTGTTTTGATGAATGGAACAGGTTTGTGATCTTTTCTGCACGCACGGAAGCAGTTACAGTCAGTAGATAAATACCAAAATACACTATGCCTATAATGACTGCTGAGCGTTGCTCTTTGGAATATGCTATCAAGAGGGGCAGGCTCAGAGCCCAGGCTTTCAACACTGGCTGCAAATAATCCTTGCTGGCTTTGAAACAGCCTGTAAAGATAGAGCTGTTTAAAAACACCCTCCGATTTTGCGAATGTCTGAAGATCAAAAGGAATGAAGCAAAGTAATCTTTAAAAAAGGGTTTTATATTTTCCTTTGAATTGCAGTGATCATCAAGCTCAGACGGGTAACTGGCAAGATTCACCAGATCAAGCAAATAAGGTACTACTGCTGCCAGAAATATAAAGCGATAATTCCCGGTATAAAAGACCAGTGCTGCTGCCAGCAGGGAATTAAGAGCCGATCCAGCTTGTGATGCTGCCCGGGTATGTCCATAATAATTAAGCCTTTCATTCAGCCTGCCTGTAAGCCGCAAATGCGATAAGATCAGGGCTTTATGAGTCCCGGAACGAAATGCTTCACCGCAGGCAAACCAGAACATGGCTATCACGAAAAAACCAAACCCTGAAGCAAAGGTGAATATAATGAAGGATACGATATATGCTGAAAAAGAAAACAGCATGGATTTCTTACGACCATAAATATCTGCCAGGAAACCGGAAGGTATTTCCAGCAGGTTAGTTAAAATCTCTCTGATGGCATATAACACACCGATCTGAAAATATGAAATGCCCTGCTGCAGAAAAAATAAGATCAGAAATGGCTCAAAGAACCTGAGATTCTTCAAAAAACCATACAACGCAAACCTGGGAAACATCTTATCCTTTATCATGGATATAGCCAAATATATATGTGATTCATGTCAATGATTATTAAATCAGATATCCTCAGCGAATTTATTATCGATGATGTAATTTCTTATGCTCTGAAAGAGCAATACAATAATAGCCACGGGTGAAACCCGTGGAAAGAAAAAGATACTTGAACACCCACCCCTCCCCGTTTTCGGCAAAGCCGAAAACGGGGAGGGGTGGGTGTTATTTGACGCAGTATTTGATAACATTTGCGGGGAGTATGTATTTCAATCAGTTTTTATGGTGGAAACAGGAAAAAGTCTTTGACATAAACCAAAGCGGGAGAATTCTTAGTATAAAGAATAAAAAAAAGTAAAAGGAGATATTTATGGCGAGAATGACAGTCGATCCTAAATATTGTAAGGGTTGTGGGTTATGCATTGCAGCATGCCCCAAGAAGATTATCCGGTTTTCTGAGAAAATTAACAAAAAGGGCTATCACTATGCTGAATGTTTTGATCAGGAAGCCTGCATAGCCTGCAAACTGTGCTACACAACCTGTCCTGACGTGGCAATAACGATAGAGAAATAAACGGAGGAATGATGGCAGAGAAAGTATTAATGAAGGGCAATGAAGCAGTAGCAGAAGCAGCAATCAGAGCAGGATGCCGGTTATATTTTGCCTATCCGATAACCCCACAAAGTGAATTAATAGAATATATGGCTCGCATGATGCCGAAAGCAAATGGTGTATTCGTTCAGGCAGAAAGTGAAATAGCAGCGATAAATATGGTATATGGAGCTTCCGGTTGCGGCAGAAGAGCGATGACATCTTCATCTTCTCCTGGAATAGCACTTAAGCAGGAAGGTATTTCCTATCTTGCCGGAGCTAATCTTCCCGCAGTGATCATTAATGTTCAGCGTGGCGGACCGGGACTTGGTGATATTCAACCAGCCCAGGGAGATTATTTTCAAGCTACCCGTGGTGGTGGTAATGGTGATTATTACACCATGGCCCTGGCACCAAGCACTGTGCAGGAATTTGCTGATATGGCAGCTCTGGCATTTGATCTAGCGGATAAATACCGTAATCCGGTAATAATTCTGGCAGATGGTTTGCTGGGACAGATGATGGAACCGGTAGAATTTCAGCCAGCTAAGACTGAAGCAGAACTGAAAGAACTTGATAATCAGCATCTTGACTGGTGTTGCTGTCCGAATGAAGATGAGCCTAATCATCATCATCATGAGATCAATTCACTGGAGATAGACCCAGTGGTTCTTGAGCAGCATGTGATCAAGCTGGGCGAGAAATATGACAAGATAACTGCTAATGAGCAGCGTTGGGAAGATTATAATATCAATAAAGATAATGAGATACTGGTAGTAGCATTTGGTACTGCCTCACGAATATGTAAATCAGCAGTAGATGAACTTAATGATGCAGGTCATAATATTGGACTGGTTCGACCCATCACAGTTTGGCCTTATCCTTATGATGCTGTTTTTAAAGCAGTGGGACCCAAAGTGAAAAAGGTAGTCGTATTTGAATTGAATCTGGGCCAGATGGTTCAGGATGTGAAGATAGCAGTAAATGGAAAAGTACCAGTTGATTTCATGGGTAAGGTTGGTGGAATTTTATTCTCAACCGATGAAGTGAAAGCCAAAATAGAAGAGAGTTTAGAGGAGGCGAAATAATGCAAGTCATCGCAACAAGACCAAATACACTGACCGACCTTAATTTCACATACTGTCCAGGCTGTCTGCATGGTGTAGCACATAGATTGATAGCAGAATCCATTGATGAACTTGGTATGCGTAACCAGATGATGGGCGTAGCTCCTGTAGGCTGCTCAGTGTTTGCCTATAAGTTCTTTAATTTTGATATGCAGGAAGCTGCGCATGGTAGAGCTCCGGCACTGGCAACGGGAATGAAACGTGCCCGTCCTGATATGAATGTATTTACCTATCAGGGAGATGGAGATCTGGCAGCTATCGGTACTGCAGAAATTGTTCATGCAGCTAATCGTGGTGAACATTTCACCGTGTTCTTCGTGAATAATGCAATTTATGGTATGACAGGTGGTCAGATGGCACCAACTACGCTTCCTGACATGAAAACCACCACCTCTCCTTATGGCAGAGATGTGGATGATATAGGCTATCCCATCAGAGTATGTGAACTTCTGAATACATTGCAGGCACCTTACTTTATCGAAAGAGTAAGTCTCCTGTCCCCTGCTGAGATCATGAAAGCCAAAAAAGCAGTAAAGAAAGCATTGACCTATAATAAAGAAGAACGTGGTTTCACTTTCATCGAATTTATCTCTACCTGCCCCACAAACTGGGGACTTGATGCCATTGAATCCCGTGATTGGGCACGCGAAAAGATGTTACCTTTCTTTAAGATCCAGAATTTCCGTGATAATGGCAAAGAGGAGGCATAACATGAAAACTGAGATGATATGTGCAGGATTTGGTGGACAGGGAGCCTTAACGATTGGTAAGTTCCTGGTGAAAGCAGGTATGAATGAAGGAAAGAATGTATCCTGGCTGCCTTCTTATGGACCAGAGATGCGTGGTGGAACTGCTAATGTGTCAACTGTGATCTCAGATAAGCCAGTTGGTTCTCCAGTTGTAGCTCATCCGGATATCGTTGTGGCTCTTAACCAGCCTTCAATTGATAAGTTTGGACCTATGATCAAACCTGATGGGCTTTTAATCTTTAATGAAGATATGTGCCCAGATGGAATTGACCGCACAGATATTAATATAATTTCTGCTCCCATGACCAGTATTGCGAAAGAAATTGGTAATCTTAAGGTTATGAATATGGTTGCAATTGGTGTGGTGATGGGAAAAACCGGATTAGTTCAGAAGGAAACAATGCTGAAAGCGATTGCTCCTTTGAAGGCAAAAGCTCCAGAACTTTATGATATGAACCTGGCAGCAATCGATAAAGGTTTCGAAATCGGAAAAACCAAATAATATAATAAAACTATACGGGATCTGAGTAACAGGTCCCGTACTTTTATTGGGAGGATTTATGAAAAAGATTCTATTCCTGTCAATTCTTACAATAGCAATAATCTTACTCAGCAGTTGTGCCAGCCAGAATACACAAGTAACACGTTTGAGTGATGATGAAATCCCTGATCTTTCTGGAAGGTGGAATGCTACTGACAGCAGGGACGTATCTCAGCAGATGATCATGAGCATGCTTTCATCAGGCTGGCTGCCAAATTTCAGAAGTGAAGAAGAGAGAGCACCACGGATCATTTTAGGTAAAATTGCTAATCTATCTGATGAACATATTGAAACAGATATCTTTATGAAAGATATTGAACGCGAATTAACCAATAGCGGAAAGGTGAAATTTGTGTCAGCAAAGAATGAGCGCAAGGAAATAAGGGAAGAAAGGCATGATCAACAAAGTTATGCATCTGATGAGACTGTGAAAGCCCTGGCAAATGAGGCTGCAGCAGACTTTATGCTGATGGGAAGCATTAAATCATTACGTGACATCAAAGATAACCAGCAGGTTATCACTTATCAGGTTGATCTGGAATTGGTGAATATTGAAACTAATGAAAAGGTCTGGCTGGAGACATTACCTAAAAATAAGCTGATCTATCATAAAAAAGTAAAATTCTAAAGCAATGAGAGTATCACAAGCAGCTTTAATCAGCACTATCCTTGCTCTTCTCTTTGTGGGATGTTCTTACGTATCCACTAATAACGTCTTTTTTGAAGAAACCACCCAAAAAGTATATAATGGTAATTATCCCGGAGCGATCAACTCGGTGATCAAAGCCAAAGAAAATGTTTATAAACTCAAAGACAGAGTGATGTATTATCTTGATCTGGGAATGCTTTATCATTTTAATGGTGATTACAAATTAAGTAATGAATTCCTCACGAAAGCCGAAAGAGCAATTGAAGAGCTTTACACTAAGAGCATCTCCAAAGCAGCACTATCTATGGCACTTAATGATAATGCTCTGGATTATGGCGGAGAAGATTATGAAGATATATATCTGAATATCTTTAAGGCACTTAATTATATAAATCTGAATGATCCCGAAGATGCCTTTGTGGAAGTGAGAAAAGTAAATGGCAAACTGAATGTGCTGGAAGATAAATATGCTGATCAAAGCTCAAAACTGGACGCACCAAAAGATGCAAAAATCGATAGAAAGGTTGAAAACAGATTTTATAATTCAGCGATGGCAAGATATATCAGTATGCTGCTCTATCGGTCAGCAGATGACTGGGATGATGTACGCATTGATATGAATAGATTTAATGAAGCCTGGGAATCTCAATCTGATATATATAATTTTGCCAAACCAGATCTTTCCACAAGTCTTGAGCAAGATGCAGAAGGCAGATTAAATCTATTCTGTTTCACAGGTAAATCACCTGAAAAGCGCTCTCGCACCTGGTGGATACGCACCTGGAATGATCATATTTTCATTGGCACCAGCAAGGAAAAGCTGTCCGGTAATAAAGTAACCGATTACTTTGATATGTTCTACTGGAAGGATGTTCCGGATAATCTGTTTTTCAAGTTCCAGATACCTATTATGCAAAGCAGACCTTCTCAGATCAATAATATCAGAATAATGGTTGATGGCAGAAAATATAAACCTGCACTACTGGAAAACATTGATAATGTGGCAACCAGTACTTTTGAATTAAAGAAAGATCTTATCTATCTGAAAACAGTTATCCGTACTGTTACCAAGGGATTATTGGCTAAGAAAGGTAAAGATAAGATCGAGAAGCAGGCAAATAATGAACTTTTGTCCTCTATCCTGAATTTTGGGGCTGATATGGCACTGTCTGCTACTGAACAGGCTGATATGCGTATCTCACATTACTTTCCCAAGCTTGCTCATATAGCTGAGATACATCTTCCTCCGGGAGAACACAGGGTGGAGATACAATACCTTGATAAATATGGAAACGTGATCTTTTCTGATGATCGTGGTGCAATACAAATAGCGGGAGAAGGAATCAATATTCTGGAATCTTTTTGCCTGCAATAAGGGAGGAAATATGAAAAAATATATAATAGCAGTCATTGTACTTTTTATCCTCATATCCTGTGCCAGCAATAATGCAGTAAAACGTGCTCCTCGCCCTGGCTGGCTTGATGATCCTGAAAGCAAATATCCTAATACTCAATATATCACCTCCATAGGATCAGGATTTTCACGTTCTGATGCAGAAAAAGATGCAGCAGCAAAGCTTTCTCGCATATTTCGCACAGAAGTTTCTGCCAGTGAGACTATGGAAAAAAGATACGAAGAGCTTACTAAAAATAATATTACTACTACAGAAGATTTTGCCAGAAATACAAAAAATGTAACCCTTACTTCTAATGAAGCTCTTATCAACATGCAGTTTGGGGAATCATATACTGATGATAAAGCAAAAGTGCACACGATTGCCTATCTTAACCGTTTTGAGACTGCCGGTATTTATGAGGAAATGATCTCTTCCAACAGCGATCAGATAATTTATTATCAGAATAAAACCCGTAAACTTGATGATCCCTTGGATATCTATGCTTTTTATGGTGCTGCCTGGATGATTACCCAGAAAAATGAAGACCTGCTACGCCAGTACAGGATTATCTCTCCTCAGATGAGTTCCATGTTTGAGGTTAAATATGATAATAATTCTATAAAAGATAATTACGTTAAGGCGGCCAGAGATATCACCTTTTCGCTGAATATTGAGGTAGATGAAGAGGGTAGAATTAATAGTATCCTGAAAAGAATTATTACTGGTGCTGGTTTTCAGATAGTTGAAAGTGATGGATTCATAACTGTAAAAGGTTCCATAAATATGTCACCCACTGATCTTCAGAGAGATGATAATATAGTATTTTATCGCTGGGATATATCTTTGAACCTTACTCAGCTTGATGGAAATATAATTCTCAGTTTGAATCCCTCGGGTAGAGCCGGCTCAATATCTTTGGAAGAAGCCCGGGCTCGGGTATATATTGATATAGAAAAGAAACTTGATAAAACTCTTATCCGTGATCTGAATTCCTGGTTTGATAATATTGTGATCAAGGCAAAGTAAGATGAAATCATACAGAAAAGAACTCTGGTTCAACATTCCACAAAGACGAATGCTGATCAATATAACTCCTGATGTAAATAACTGTCTTCTGGAAAGTGGTATCAAGGAAGGATTGTGTCTGGTGAATGCCATGCATATAACTGCCAGTGTGTTCATAAATGATGATGAAAGCGGTCTGCATTCTGATTTTGAGAAGTGGCTGGAAAAACTCGCCCCGGAAAAACCCTATTCCCAATATGCTCATAACGGTTTTGAAGATAATGCTGATGCTCATCTGAAACGAACTATCATGGGAAGAGAAGTGGTGGTTGCAATCACTGATGGTAAACTTGATTTCGGACCATGGGAACAAATATTTTATGGTGAATTTGATGGCAAAAGAAGGAAACGATTATTGGTGAAAATTATTGGTGAATAAAAAAAAAGGCAGAAATTATCTGCCCTTTTTAAATTTTTAATCTATCATCAACCTTAAATCTCTTATTGCTCTATCCAAACCGGTAAATATTGCCCTGGCAACTAAAGCATATCCTATTCTGAATTCCCTGATCTCATTTATCTTCACCAGTTCTTTGATATTTTGATAATCAAGCCCATGTCCCACAGCACAAGTAAGTTTTGCTTGATGGATCAATTCCGCTGACTTCCAGATATTAGTCAGTTCCTTATTTATTTCTGCTTTGTCCTTCAATAAAGTATAGTTACCAATACATATCTCGATTGCCTGAATATCCAGCTTAATCGCCTGCTTGATCTGCATGGGATCAGGGTCAAGCAGTAGACAGATATTCATACCAGTCTTTCTCAATTCATCCACTGTATCCTGCAGATTGCGATTGATCTTTATGCCGTTATGCATCACACTTCCATCTTTGTAGGTTGGGATAATAGTCAGCATATCAGGTTTATACTTCAATGCCATAGTAAGATAATCCTGCCTGTTTGGTATCTCCAGATTCAATTGTGTTTGCACCATCTGCCTTAATAGTTTGATGTCCCGGGGTTGTATCGATGATTGCTCTGGTCTTATACGTACTGAAACACTGTCAGCACCATTCAATTCACAAATTACTGCTGCTGATACTGGATCGGGTTCCAATGAATCTCTTAACTGCCTGAGTCCTGCTATCCTGTCTAATTTAACACATAATTTTCTCATAATTATATTCTCCCACCATTGTTGGTATTAAAAAAAATCCCCTTCTTTCATTTGTAAAGGAAAAAGGGGTATTTCAAAGATATATTTTTTTATAGTATCTTGATATCTGCTTTCTTTCTCAATTCATTCAAATATTTCTCAACATTCATTTCCATCAAAACATCCTGGTGATAATCGCTTAAAAATTCCCTAACTTCGTCAAACTCCAGTTTTCTTGAGGGTATAAGCTCAGTAAGCATTAAGATATGAAATCCAAAAGAAGTCTTGATCACGTCACTGATCTCATCTGGTTTCATTTTAAAAGCGATTTCATCAAGCTCAGGGATCAATTCTCCTGGAAGAAGATAGCCCAGATCACCATACTGACTACTGCTGGGACATTTAGAAACCGTTGCTGCTAATCTGTTAAAATCTTCCGGTGTATGCAGCTTCTCCCGGATACCTTCCGCACATTCCTTTGCTTCTTCACAGTCTCCCTTGATAAGTATATGACTCAATCTGATTTTCACATCAGTTGTAAATAACTCTCGATTCGTCTCAAAAAAGCGATATAATCTTTCTTCACAGGCATTATCTTTGCATTCAAATTTGCCTGCCAGAAATTTTCCAACCCGTACATGCAATTCCAATCGATCTCGTAATTCATCTTCGGTAAGTTTGATCTCTTTTAATTTGGTCTTATAGTTTTCTTCACTATTGAAATATGAAAGGAAGTCAACTAATGCCTCATCGATCTCGCATTCCATTACCTTAACATCTTCCTTTTCAGATTGTTGTAAAATGATAGCAGCATCAATTAGATTCTTTAATGCCTGCTTGAATATACCTTCCTGATCAAGATCTCCATTCTTAAGGCTGACAAAGTCTTTTTCCTTTCTTAATTGTTCTTTTGTGATCCTGAATCCATTTACAATCGCTACCAACTTTAATCTCCTTTTCCCAGAAATCTGGCTATTTCTTCTTTTATACTATATATATTAATGTCTTCCATTGAGATTGTCAAATCAAAATCTTGTTTTCTATACCATGTTAATTGTCTTTTGGCATAATTCCTGGAATGCTGCTTAGCCAGATCAACTGCTTCAGCAAAGTTTATTTCCCCTCTGAGCCAGGGATAAAATTCCCGATAGCCAACTGATACCATGCCCGGATCGCTTTCCTGATAGCCCTTTTGTAATAATAACTTGATTTCTTCTATCAAACCGTCAGTCAACATTTTGTCAATACGATCATTAATACGTTTATATAGTTCTGCCCGATCCCGCATTAACAGGATATTCAGAACTTCCAAATCTTTTTTTTTTATCGGATGAGCCCAATACCAGGAAAGTGGTTTTCCACTGCTTTCATAGACTTCTAATGCCCTCTGAATTCTATGTTGATCATTCTTCTCTATTTTTTCTCCCGCTTGCGGATCCATTTCCATCAGATAGGAATGTACCTCATCATTACTCATGTTTATCAGCATCTCAGCTACTTTGTCTCGGGCTGATGCCGTTACCGGAGGAATAATTGCCAGCCCCTTCAGGAATGCAACTATATAAAAACCTGTTCCACCTGTCATTAAGGGAATTTTATTTTTGCTGATTATACCGGAAAATGCTTTCCAGGCATCCCGGCAAAATAAGCCAGCATTATATTCTTCATCTGGATTTACTATATCTATTAGATGATAATCTATCTTCGTCTGAATGCTCCTATCTGGTTTAGCGGTTCCAATATCAAGATATCGATACACCTGGCGTGAGTCAGCTGAGATTATTTCAGTCCCAAACTCCTCTGCCAGTATTTCGGTCAAATGGCTTTTACCAATACCAGTAGCACCCTGGATAATGATTATCTTTTCTTTTAACATCAGGTTTCTATGCGTTTAAATCTTTTCTCAAACTCCGTTAGAGTAAGTTTGATTATAGCCGGTCTACCATGAGGGCAGAAGAAAGGCACTTCACAGGCAAAGAGATCATTTATAAGTGCCAGCATCTCCTTACGACTCATTTTTCTACCAGCTTTTATTGCTGATTTGCAGGCTACTGATTTTGCCATACCATCACGGAAATCCTCAGTTTCGTTCAGTTCATCTTCCAGATTCCGTAATATATCCAGGAATATCTCTCCCCCATCCCAGTTCTCCAATTCTACTGGTATTTCATCAATCACTATGGAATTATTGCTGAAGGTTTTAATAACAAAACCCACTTTCTCAAATTCAGCAAGGTTTGATTCAATAAGCTGCGGGACAGTTAACTGCATAAATGGAGGCAATTCCACTACAATAGGAAAAAGCAGTTTCTGACTCTGTGCAGGTGCACCGTGAAGTCTCTGGATCAGTTTTTCATAAACAACTCTTTCATGGGCAGCATGCTGATCAATCACCAGCACTCCGTCTTCTGTAGCTACGAATATATAACTCTGGTGTAATTGCCAGGGATTAACTATTTCTTCTTCCTGAGGCAGCATATCACGCCGATTGCGCATTATACTGTCATCATGCATTTGCTGCAGCAATTCCTCGTCTTCTCGACGTTCTCCCTTAAAAATATCCGGTTGATAAACGTCCTGGAGATCTTTTCGCACTTCTTCATACCGGC is from Candidatus Stygibacter australis and encodes:
- a CDS encoding secondary thiamine-phosphate synthase enzyme YjbQ, whose translation is MLINITPDVNNCLLESGIKEGLCLVNAMHITASVFINDDESGLHSDFEKWLEKLAPEKPYSQYAHNGFEDNADAHLKRTIMGREVVVAITDGKLDFGPWEQIFYGEFDGKRRKRLLVKIIGE
- the miaA gene encoding tRNA (adenosine(37)-N6)-dimethylallyltransferase MiaA; translated protein: MLKEKIIIIQGATGIGKSHLTEILAEEFGTEIISADSRQVYRYLDIGTAKPDRSIQTKIDYHLIDIVNPDEEYNAGLFCRDAWKAFSGIISKNKIPLMTGGTGFYIVAFLKGLAIIPPVTASARDKVAEMLINMSNDEVHSYLMEMDPQAGEKIEKNDQHRIQRALEVYESSGKPLSWYWAHPIKKKDLEVLNILLMRDRAELYKRINDRIDKMLTDGLIEEIKLLLQKGYQESDPGMVSVGYREFYPWLRGEINFAEAVDLAKQHSRNYAKRQLTWYRKQDFDLTISMEDINIYSIKEEIARFLGKGD
- a CDS encoding peptidylprolyl isomerase; its protein translation is MVAIVNGFRITKEQLRKEKDFVSLKNGDLDQEGIFKQALKNLIDAAIILQQSEKEDVKVMECEIDEALVDFLSYFNSEENYKTKLKEIKLTEDELRDRLELHVRVGKFLAGKFECKDNACEERLYRFFETNRELFTTDVKIRLSHILIKGDCEEAKECAEGIREKLHTPEDFNRLAATVSKCPSSSQYGDLGYLLPGELIPELDEIAFKMKPDEISDVIKTSFGFHILMLTELIPSRKLEFDEVREFLSDYHQDVLMEMNVEKYLNELRKKADIKIL
- a CDS encoding 2-oxoacid:acceptor oxidoreductase family protein, whose translation is MKTEMICAGFGGQGALTIGKFLVKAGMNEGKNVSWLPSYGPEMRGGTANVSTVISDKPVGSPVVAHPDIVVALNQPSIDKFGPMIKPDGLLIFNEDMCPDGIDRTDINIISAPMTSIAKEIGNLKVMNMVAIGVVMGKTGLVQKETMLKAIAPLKAKAPELYDMNLAAIDKGFEIGKTK
- a CDS encoding MFS transporter; this translates as MKNLRFFEPFLILFFLQQGISYFQIGVLYAIREILTNLLEIPSGFLADIYGRKKSMLFSFSAYIVSFIIFTFASGFGFFVIAMFWFACGEAFRSGTHKALILSHLRLTGRLNERLNYYGHTRAASQAGSALNSLLAAALVFYTGNYRFIFLAAVVPYLLDLVNLASYPSELDDHCNSKENIKPFFKDYFASFLLIFRHSQNRRVFLNSSIFTGCFKASKDYLQPVLKAWALSLPLLIAYSKEQRSAVIIGIVYFGIYLLTVTASVRAEKITNLFHSSKQAMNITFIIGALMLSISGLTLHIKLPIIAILALVILFVMQNYRRPVNVHLLSETIPENLMASGLSAETQLSTIITALFALILGYLADSFSVAAALSVSGAILGILYLLAKLKST
- a CDS encoding LPP20 family lipoprotein, whose product is MKKYIIAVIVLFILISCASNNAVKRAPRPGWLDDPESKYPNTQYITSIGSGFSRSDAEKDAAAKLSRIFRTEVSASETMEKRYEELTKNNITTTEDFARNTKNVTLTSNEALINMQFGESYTDDKAKVHTIAYLNRFETAGIYEEMISSNSDQIIYYQNKTRKLDDPLDIYAFYGAAWMITQKNEDLLRQYRIISPQMSSMFEVKYDNNSIKDNYVKAARDITFSLNIEVDEEGRINSILKRIITGAGFQIVESDGFITVKGSINMSPTDLQRDDNIVFYRWDISLNLTQLDGNIILSLNPSGRAGSISLEEARARVYIDIEKKLDKTLIRDLNSWFDNIVIKAK
- a CDS encoding ferredoxin family protein, whose protein sequence is MARMTVDPKYCKGCGLCIAACPKKIIRFSEKINKKGYHYAECFDQEACIACKLCYTTCPDVAITIEK
- a CDS encoding thiamine pyrophosphate-dependent enzyme; this translates as MQVIATRPNTLTDLNFTYCPGCLHGVAHRLIAESIDELGMRNQMMGVAPVGCSVFAYKFFNFDMQEAAHGRAPALATGMKRARPDMNVFTYQGDGDLAAIGTAEIVHAANRGEHFTVFFVNNAIYGMTGGQMAPTTLPDMKTTTSPYGRDVDDIGYPIRVCELLNTLQAPYFIERVSLLSPAEIMKAKKAVKKALTYNKEERGFTFIEFISTCPTNWGLDAIESRDWAREKMLPFFKIQNFRDNGKEEA
- a CDS encoding penicillin-binding protein activator LpoB; protein product: MKKILFLSILTIAIILLSSCASQNTQVTRLSDDEIPDLSGRWNATDSRDVSQQMIMSMLSSGWLPNFRSEEERAPRIILGKIANLSDEHIETDIFMKDIERELTNSGKVKFVSAKNERKEIREERHDQQSYASDETVKALANEAAADFMLMGSIKSLRDIKDNQQVITYQVDLELVNIETNEKVWLETLPKNKLIYHKKVKF
- the vorB gene encoding 3-methyl-2-oxobutanoate dehydrogenase subunit VorB; translation: MMAEKVLMKGNEAVAEAAIRAGCRLYFAYPITPQSELIEYMARMMPKANGVFVQAESEIAAINMVYGASGCGRRAMTSSSSPGIALKQEGISYLAGANLPAVIINVQRGGPGLGDIQPAQGDYFQATRGGGNGDYYTMALAPSTVQEFADMAALAFDLADKYRNPVIILADGLLGQMMEPVEFQPAKTEAELKELDNQHLDWCCCPNEDEPNHHHHEINSLEIDPVVLEQHVIKLGEKYDKITANEQRWEDYNINKDNEILVVAFGTASRICKSAVDELNDAGHNIGLVRPITVWPYPYDAVFKAVGPKVKKVVVFELNLGQMVQDVKIAVNGKVPVDFMGKVGGILFSTDEVKAKIEESLEEAK
- a CDS encoding pyridoxine 5'-phosphate synthase, with protein sequence MRKLCVKLDRIAGLRQLRDSLEPDPVSAAVICELNGADSVSVRIRPEQSSIQPRDIKLLRQMVQTQLNLEIPNRQDYLTMALKYKPDMLTIIPTYKDGSVMHNGIKINRNLQDTVDELRKTGMNICLLLDPDPMQIKQAIKLDIQAIEICIGNYTLLKDKAEINKELTNIWKSAELIHQAKLTCAVGHGLDYQNIKELVKINEIREFRIGYALVARAIFTGLDRAIRDLRLMID